The DNA window TGGCCATGTACCTGCAGGACGTCTACACCGTCACCGCCAACCTGGCCGGCATCCCCGGCCTCGTCGTCCCCCTCGCGGGCCACCCCTCGGGGCTGCCTGTTGGCCTTCAGCTCCTCGGCCGGCACTTCGAAGAATCCACGCTGCTACGAGTAGGCCAGGCCGTGTCCCATTCTTCCACAGATTTCCATTGATAAATTCCGGCTTAGACGGAGCGAAACCAGCGGCTTCGTGTTAGAGCAACCAATCTTGATTTTTGCGCGCATCCAGAGTAGACCGAACCGAACGCATGAGCATCCTAGTCGATAAGAATACCCGCCTCATCGTGCAGGGCTTTACCGGCCGCGAGGGCACGTTTCACGCCGAGCAGATGCTGGCGTACGGCACAAACGTGGTAGGCGGCATCACGCCGGGCAAAGGGGGGCAGCAGCACCTCGGCCGGCCCGTGTTCAACACTGTCGCGGAAGCGGTTGAAAAGGAAGGCGCCAATACGACTGTCATCTTCGTACCCCCGCCCTTCGCGGCGGACGCGATCATGGAAGCGGCCGACGCCGGCATCAAGGTGATCATCTGTATCACCGAAGGCATCCCGGTCCGCCAGATGATCCCGGTGTATCCCTACGTCAAATCGAAAGGCGCGCACCTCATCGGCCCGAACTGTCCCGGCGTCATCACCCCGGGCCAGGCCAAGGTGGGCATCATGCCGGCGATGATTTTTAAACCCGGCCCCATTGGCGTGATCTCCCGTTCCGGCACGCTCACCTATGAAGCGGTCGACCAGCTCAGCCGCGAAGGCCTCGGGCAAAGCACGGCCGTCGGCATCGGTGGGGACCCGATCATCGGCACCCGCCACGTGGACGCCCTGGTGCTGTTCCAGGCGGATCCGCAGACGGAGGCGGTTGTGCTGATCGGTGAGATCGGCGGCACGGCGGAAGAAGAGGCGGCAGACTACATCAAGGCGCACATGACCAAACCGGTGTTTGCGTTTATCGCCGGTCGGACCGCCCCTGCCGGGCGCCGCATGGGCCACGCCGGCGCGATCATCTCGGGCGGCAAAGGCACGGCGGCCGATAAGTTCGCGGCGCTGGAAAGCGCCGGCGCCGTCATCGTTCTCAATCCCGCGCTCATCGGCGAGACCGTCAAAGCCCACATGAAGGCGGCCTGACCCCCCTACCCCCGGTACCCATGACCATACGAGACGTCCGCTTCACACGGGGCGCTGCGCGCTGGGAGCACCTGGCCGACGACGGCCTCCCGGAGGTGGCGTTTATCGGGCGCTCGAACGTGGGCAAAAGCTCCCTGTTGAATATGCTGACCGGCCGGCGCGCGCTGGCGCGTACGAGCGGCACACCGGGAAAAACGCAGGAATTTAACTACTACCTGGTCGATGAAACCCTGTATTTCGTCGACTTGCCCGGGCTCGGGTATGCCAAAATCTCGCAGGCGGAGCGCGCCCGGTGGGAACGCTTTATCGTCCGATACATCACCGAACGCGAGCCACTCCGGCTGGTGGTGCAACTCATCGATTGCCGACACCCGCCGACGTCGATCGACCGGGACCTCATGCACCTGCTGAAGGAGCACGAGATCCCCACGGTCATCGCGCTCACGAAGGCGGACAAGCTGTCCTCCAACCAGAAGGCGGCCAGCCTGCGCGGCCTCAAAGAAGTATTTACCGCCATCGACTACGAACTCCCCGCCGTCTTTACCTCCGCCACCCAACCCGCCGGCCGCGACGAATTGCTCCGCTGGATCGGCGACCTGGCGGGCGTCTGACGGTCCATCCGCCTACCCTCACCCTCATGGCCATGAACGTGATTATCACCGATGCCGTCGCTCAGGCGTGCATCGATCTGCTTGACGCTGCCGAAATTCGCGCGGATATCCAGCTCAAAAAATCCCCCAAGGAACTCAAAACGCTCCTCGCGCATGCCGATGGGTGGATTATCCGCAGCGGAACGACGATCACGGCCGACCTCATCGAAGCCGCCCACAACCTGAAAGTGATCGGCCGGGCCGGCGTGGGGGTGGACAATATCGACCTCGACGCGGCCACCCGGCGCGGGATATTGGTCATCAATGCGCCCGACGGCAACACGATTTCCACGGCCGAGCATACCTGCGCCATGCTCCTCTCGCTCGCCCGGCACATCCCTCAGGCCAACGCTTCGCTAACGAGCGGCAAGTGGGAACGCAAGGCATTTACAGGGTCCGAACTGGAGGAGAAAACGCTTGGCATCCTCGGCCTCGGGAAGATCGGCCGGACCGTCGCTGCGCGCATGCTGGCGTTTGGGATGCGCGTCATCGGATACGACCCCGTCATGTCCCGCGAAGCGGCCGAGCGGATGGGGATCATCCTGGTGTCCATCGATGAGGTCATCGAGCAAAGCGACTTCATCACGGTCCACACGCCGCTGAACGACATGACCCGCGGGCTGCTCAATGCAAAATCGCTCGCGCGGTGCAAGCCGGGCGTCCGGATCGTGAACTGTGCGCGCGGCGGTATCGTGGACGAGATGGCGCTGCTGGAAGCACTGGAAAGCGGCCAGGTGGGCGGCGCGGCGCTCGACGTCTACTCGCAGGAACCCCCGCCGGCCGCGCTCGAACGCCTCGTGCAACACCCCAACGTGGTCGCCACGCCCCACATCTCCGCTTCCACGGAAGAGGCGCAGGAAAAGGTCGCCCGCCAGGTCACCGAGCAGGTTGTGCTTGCCCTCCAGGGCAAACCGGTGAACTCGCCCGTGAACGGCGCCGCCATCCGCCTCGCCGCGCAGCCCGAAGTCCAGCCCTTCCTGGTGCTGGCGACGAAGCTGGGTCGGATTGCCGGCCAGCTCATGGAAGGCAACATCGAGTCCCTCATGGTCCGCTGCTACGGCGATGTGCCCCATCGCTACGCCGAGGTTATTTCCGTGGCGGCCCTCAGCGGCCTTCTGGGTTCGTTGCTCACGCAGCCGGTAAACCTCATCAACGCCCCCGTCCTGGCCGAGTCGATGGGCCTCCGGGTCGAAGAACAGCGCGCGGCCTTGCACGACAGCTTTACCAATCTCATTGAGGTCGTCGTAGGATCCGGCAAACGCACACGCCTCGTTGGCGGGACGGTGTTCGATCGGAACGACCCGCGCCTCGCGCGCGTGGATGATTATGATGTGGAGGTCCGCCTCGAAGGCCGGCTCCTGTTCTACACAAACGAAGACCGCCCCGGCATGCTCGCCGCCGTCGGTGGGATCCTGGCGGACGCCAATATCAACATCGGGGTGCTCCAACTGGGCCGGAAGGGCGGTCGCGGCACGATGGCCCTCACGGCGATGAGTGTGGACGACGATATCCCGAAATCCGTGCTCGACAAGATCGCCGGCCTCAAAGGGGTGCTGGGCGTGAGGTTGGTGCACGTCTAACCGGCCGGCCGCGTCTTGGAGGCCGGTACCCTGCGTCGTATCCTGGATCCCACATCCACGGAACGCGAGGTCCCATGCACATCGACGCGAGAACGCTTGAACCGGGGTCCCTGATCGAAGGGGATTTGTGTATCGTAGGCGCCGGTGCCGCCGGCATCAGCCTGGCGCTGGAATGGGCGAATCGCGCCCACCGCGTCATCCTGCTTGAAGGGGGCGGGTTCGACTACCACCCGGCCTTGCAGGACCTCTACCGGGGCGAAATCGCCGGCGAGCCCTACCTCCCGATGGAAACCGTTCGCCTTCATTATTTCGGTGGGACGACGGGGCACTGGGCCGGCTGGTGCTCGCCGATGGAGCGGTCGGACTTCGAGGCACGGGACTGGGTGCCGAACAGCGGATGGCCCATCACGCGCTCCGATCTGGATCCCTACTACGCCCGCGCTCATCCGTACCTCGAACTCGGGCCTTACGCCTACGATACGGCCCACTACGAGGCCGAAGACCCCGCCCGTCGCCGGCTTCCGTTTGACCCTGGCATGATCTGGAGCAAGATGTGGCAGTTCAGTCCGCCGACCCGCTTCGGGACGACGTACCGTGACGCCATCGTGGCCTCGCCGAACATCCATCTCTATACCTATGCCAACGCCACGGAAATCGTCGCCAACGACCCTGTTCGCGCGGTAGACTTCCTCCGGGTAAAAACGATCGATGGGGTCGAGCACCGGGTGCGGGCGCGGCAGTACGTACTCGCCTGCAGCTCGACCCAGAATGCCAGGCTGTTGCTGGCGTCCAATGCTCAGGCCTCCGCCGGCCTGGGGAACGACAGCGATGCCGTGGGGCGGTACTTCATGGAGCACATCGAGATGCCCGGCGCGCAGCTCGTTCTGAATAACGCGGATCCGCTCCCGCTATACGGGATGGATTATACGGTTCGCCGGCCTCGCGCCGAACTGGCCATCGGGGAGGAGGCGCAGCGCCGGCACGGGGTGCTCGCCGGCACCTGCTCGCTGAACCCTGGCGTCTTCGGGAAGGAGATCACCAGTTATTTCACCCGTTTCCGCGAGCGGCTCCGCCGCGAGGCCGGCGGCGAGCAGGTAGAAGCCACGTCCGTCCCTCCCCCTCCGCCACCGCCCTCGGAGGAGGGCCGCACGTACATGCTCCTGTCGCGCGCCGAACAGGCCGCCAACCCGAACTCCCGCATCGTGCTCAGCCGGGAGGTTGACGCCCTGGGGATGCCGCGTGCGGACCTCCACTGGCGGTTTACCGAGCAGGATAAACGCTCCATCCGCGTCTTTTACGAGACCCTCGGCCACGAATTCGGCCGGCTGGGACTCGGGCGCGTGCAGCTGCTCGACTGGCTCACCGAGGGTAGCGATACGGATTGGCCCGACTTCCTGAGCGCCGGCCGGCACCACATGGGCACCACACGCATGAGTGACGACCCCAAACGCGGCGTCGTCGATGCGCGGTGCGCGGTCCACGGCGTCGCCAATCTCCACGTCGCCGGCGCCTCCGTCTTCGTCACCTGCGGCGCCCCGAACCCGACCCTGACGCTCGTCGCCCTCACCCTCCGCCTGTCCGATCGCCTGAAGACCCTCCTGGCGTGAGGCCGGCTACTGGACGTTTTCGCGCAGCGAGCACAAACTTCATTCTACCTCGCTTGATACGCAACCGATCGACGTCTCGGCGAACCGGACGCCGCGAAAGGACTGTCGAGTACGACACCACAGCGTCCCTCCACTCCCGCTTCCTGACTGATCAGATGCAGGTCTCGCGATCTTGTCCTGCTGAGCCTGGTTGTCTGACACGTTGAATCTGCGGCGTATCCGTTCCGGGTTCCGGGTTCAATCTTCCGGGCAAGCATGCCCGTATCGCCCGATTGCCCGGAACCCCGAACATCCATACTTCGGACAGTTTCCGCGGCTTAGCCGCGCCGGGCGACCAGGCCCATCCTCGCCGCGAGGAGGGGCAAATCCCGTCGGCGCGAAGCGGTGACGGGATGGGGAGGAGCGAACGGATCCCGGGCGGATGGGCCAAAGGCATCCCCAGTCTCTTCTGCCTTAATTTTCGCAAACTCGGCCGTCAGGTCGAGTGGCAAAAAAATGATCCGTGTTGACGCTGGGTAGCACGTTTCCCCGTTTCGATATCGATAAATCGGCATGAAACTCACTCCTCCTCGATCCGAGAATGAGGCCTGATTTGTCACGCAGCAGCGCCCTGCTTTGTAAACTGTCCGAAGTATTAACTATCAAAGAACAATCAACGGAAAACTCCGATTCACGCTGAGCCAGTACGCATCCCGATGACGGCCGACACGCGGGCAAAGGTGTAGAGCATGACGCCGAGCAGGGCCCGGTCGCGCAGCCCGCTTATTTTTGCTACGTCGATCGCGCCGAACAGGTCGCGCACCTGGGCGGGGGAGAGGACGGGCGTTTTGCCTTCCCGGGCGGCGTGGCTTGGCCCCTTAACAACGGTGGTCGGGTTCGAGGAGACGATCTGCCTCATGACAAGATAATCGAAAAGCATCCGGAGCGCGGCCAGGTGCTGTTTGATGGTTGGCGCGACCCCGTGCGTATGGTGCAGCCTGATTCCGGCTTTCAGGCCCGTTAGAAGGGAGCCGGCGACAATATTTGGGGATGAGCGTCACTGGGCTGGCTTATTTTCTTGTAAACGCCTATTTTCTTAACCAAGAAAACAAAAGATTCCAGGAAAACTTTTCAGGCGTATGCTGAGCGAGAGAGAGGCCGCGGAACGGCTAAAACGAGGCGAACTCGATGTGTGGCCCCTGAAGGTGTTGGCGGCAGAGGACACCGCGCCCAGGCAAGCCTCCGGCGCGGACTTTCTGATCGACCTAACATGGGAAGGGACGGAGATGAAGCGCGGTTTTGTGGCGGAATACAAATCGGTTGCTACCCCGAAAAACGTGGAGGTGGCCATCCAACAAGCTAAAAAACAGGCTCGCTCAAGCATGGGCCGGCTGCCGATGATTCTCGTTCCCTACATATCGAAGGAAACCGAGAAGCGGCTGATCGAGGAGCAGGTAAGCGGGCTCGATTTTTCGGGAAACGCACTCGTCGTCGTGCCCGGCGAGCTCATCATCCGCCAAACGGGGAATCCCAACCGTTTCCCGTCAAGCCAGACGATCAAGAACGTCTACGAAGGAAAAAGCGCGCTAGTCGGCCGGGTGCTCTTTTGTCGTCCACAATTCAGCAAGGTACAGGACGTCCGCGACGAGATCATCCGCCGCGGCGGAGAAATCAGCCTGGCCACCGTATCTAAAGTGCTCTCCTCCCTGGAAGACGACCTGATCATCACAAAGAAGGAGGGCGTTCAACTGATACAGCCGGAGCGCCTTCTCGATCTCCTGGTACAAGAATACAAAGGGCCGAGGATTAAACGACGCCTGTTGGGAAAATCGCCGGATAACAAGGCCTTCCTGGAAAGCATTGTCGCGGCGGCGCCGGAGGGTGTTCGGTTTACAGGGCTTTCGGAAGCACTTTATGTGCTCTCGCCGCAGAGCGATGAGGTGACCCGAGTGTATGTTTCGACCATGGGGGACTGGGTTGGGCGTGTATCTATCCAGGAGGTAAGCCGTTTCGCCAACGTGGAGCTGGTGGAGGTGGAAAGGGGGGAGGTGTTTTTCGACACCACGCCTCATGGGGGATTCCCCTGGTGCTCGAAGCTGCAGATTTATTTGGAGCTGATGCAGGGGGGAAAGCGGGAGCGGGAGGTGGCGGCCCAGCTGCGCCGAGAAATACTCGCCGTATCCATGGCGTGACACCAACCGAACGAGGGCTTGACGATGGGCTTTCCTGCAGGGGAAACCGATGTGCTGCGAGACGAACTGCACGCGCTGAGCATCCGGCTCAAAGGCCGCGACGTGCGCCTTATCATCGGGGGAGGATATGGTCTATTGCTGCGTCAACAACACGTAGCGAAACAGGGAGCGCCCACGCTTCGGCCGATCCCCGCCGCACGATCGACGGAGGACATCGATCTGTTTTTGTCGACAGAGCTGATCGTTGACGAAGAGCGCTTCAGCGTATTGCGAGATGCGTTGGCGGAGCAGGGATACCGTCCCGTCGAGAGGGCAAAATATTATCAGTTTGACCGGACGGTTGATTACTTTGGGCAGAGCCGTACCGTAAAAATTGATCTGCTGGCTCCGCTACCCTTAACGGAGGATTCTCGGATAAAGAAGGATTCTCGCCGTATTAGCCATCGCGCCGTGAAGGGAATCCACGCACATACTGCACCGGAGGCATTGACGCTGGAGGAGCACCTGCTCCCCGTGGAAATATCTCGGGGCCAGGAGCCGGCGACCGTCTTTTTGCCACATCCGTATACGTTTCTGGTGCTCAAGCTCCACGCCTACAAGGATCGCCGAGAGGACGAGGCGAAAGATTTTGGTCGCCACCACGCCTTTGATCTTTATCGAATCCTGGCCATGACAACGGAGTCGGAATGGGAAGAAGCAACGGGAATTCGAGACCGATATCGGCACCTGGCACCCATACAAGAAGCGTGTCGCATCGTCGGAGAGTTTTTTGGGGGCGAGATAACACCGGGGACGATTGCCTTGCGGGGCGGAGCGCAAAGAGGTGGGGCCGAGTTACTTGGAAGGGACCTGGTGGAGTTCTTGCGAGATTTGCAGGAACTCTTCCCGCCAGTTGGTGAATAGCAGGATACCGTCAAAAGAGGGTGGAATGCCCTCACCCTCCGCTTGTCCAATCGACTCAAGACGCTGGTGGGGTGACGCGCTGCCGCTTCAGCGAGCGAGCAGCATCTCCGTGTTATCACGCACGTTGTGCAACCAATCAACTTCTCAGCGAACCGGACGCCGCGAAAGGATTGTGGAGTACGGCACCATAACGCGGCTGCGTGGATGAGCAGCGCGCCAGGCGACCAGGCCCATCCTGGTTCTCGGGGGCAAATCCCGTGGGCTGGAAGCGGTAACTAGACGGCAGGGTGGAGTTTGATTTCTTACGCTGCTCCGCCCTGTTCTGAATTCGGTACGGAGCATCAGATAGGAAAGAACAAGCAACGGAAACTCCGATTCACGCTGGGCCAGTATACAATGACCTTGGAGACCCATAGTCCACAAACATCAAACGAACATTATCACATATATTTCTATCCATAATGCCAAATATAACATCGGAGTCGATGAAGATGAACTTTTTTTCAACAAAACACGTTGCCGTGTTTATTATTCTATCTTTTCTTGGAATGGATACGCTTGCGCAGTGTCAAGATGCTGATCCGCAGATTTATCAGATGGTTTATAATAAAAACGGAGAATGTATAGGATATGATAGTGTTAGGCATGCATATGGGATATTGTATTGGGACAGTGGTAGGGACTCTCTGTTGGAATCTGCTCTGTATCCAGGCAACGATATCGACCCTGCGATATTCGGCACGGCAATTAGTTATTCAATGAATGAAAACAAATACGAGTATTCAGTTTCAAACGGAACCGCAAGATTCAATAGTATTTATTCCATTGTGATTGAAACAGATATGACTCATTATGATGTTGTTGTACCAGGGTTCGGTTGGAATACATCGGCGTCTTTAGATCTAATGTGGTTCTATTCGGTGCCTACACTCGCCGGTTTAGGTCGCGATCATCGTGGCATTCGACGAGATTCAACAGTTAATGGGTTTTCCTATTTTAGTTCAAAACTTCCGGGCATCGTAAATAGTTACTTCAGAACCGCTGGGGGGTATGGTGGCTGGGATGATGAAGGGCCTACTAGCAAGATAGGAGACGTTGCTGATTCACTCTATCAAGCTACGCGTTCTGTGCGCATGGAGACCGTCGGCCCTGTAGTCGACACAGATACCTGGGGTGCCACCCAGATAGTCGACACGCTCATAACCTACGTACCCAGAAGCGAGAATCTGGATTGGATCCTCATTTCGGCCCTGGCGACCGATATCGAAGCCCACCTGCAATCTACACGGACTGCCCTGATCGCTGCCGACGAAGGGGCCGCGGCAACTGAACTCGCCGCGCTACTCGCCCTGGTCGAAGCTGAAAAAGACGCGAACCTCACCAGCGAAGCCTACGCCATCTTCCGGTACAACGCCGAATACTTGCTCGATCAGCTGGAGAACGTCTCCGCTCAGTCCCTCGCGGCCGGCTGGCAGTTGGGCGGTCTGCCGCTCGACGTGCCGGATTCCAACTACGAGCAAGTCTACAGCACAGTCCCGCTTACGCAGGCCCCCTTCGCCTGGGGCGGGACGAGCTACGTCTTCGAGGAAGACATGGCGCTCGAACGGGGCTACTGGATCAACACCGACAGCGCCGGTACACAGATCGTTATGGGCACCCCGGTTGCGTCTTCTGTGCTCGATCTCATGGCCGGTTGGCATCTCATAGCCGGCCCGAGCTGTGACCTGGACGTAACCGCCATCGACGACCCGGGCAGCATTCTCGTGCCCGGCTCCATCTTTGGCTACAACGGCGGCTATGTTGCAGCTGCCACCCTTGATGAGGGCGAAGGATACTGGCTCCAGACCTCAGCCGCAGGCCAACTCACGCTCGACTGCGCCGCCTCGGCCGGCAAGACCGCGCTCCCGGCCGTCATCCAGGACCCGACCGTGGCCGCCGCCTTCCGCCGGCTCATCGTCCGTGGCAACGGGGGCAGCCAGACCCTCTACTTCGGCGCGGCCTTCCCGCAGCCGCAGGCCGTTTCTTTTGCGCTTCCGCCGCCTCCACCCGCCGGCTCGTTTGATGCCCGCTTCGAGGGCGATAGCCGGCTCGTCGAAGCGGGAGAAGGGGTTGTCCAGATCCAGTCGGGCCAGTACCCGGTCACGGTCGAACTGGGTGCCGGATCGAGCATGATACTCGAAGAACTGGCGGACGGCGACGTCGTCGCTACCCGGCCCATCGCGGCCGGCGAACCCCTGCCCATCACCAATCCCGCGGTTACGGCGTTCCGCATCAGACCTTCCTGATTAGCGAGTAGCGAATAACCAGTAGCGATTAGCGATGAGGCCGGGAGTCTGTCGCCGAGTGGTGTGAGAACCAAAATCGCCCTGTCATCGCGATCGGACGCAGCGGCGCCAGCCGATGTGGGAGCAGAGCGACCTCCATGATAGTACCGAGGAGTGAGTAGCGGATCAGGTATTCGTTCGGGCGACGAACGTGCCGGCGTGGCTCGTGCTCGACCACAACGAACTTCCACTCGGTACACTGGCCGAAGGCGAGGAGCGCCTGAACGTGATTCTGTTGACATTTTATGTAGAAACGCCCCGGTGGGGCGTCTCAGCGAGGTATCCGGCTTTCGTAGGGCTCGGGAAAATCGTTGCCGTCAGGAGACGCCCCACCGGGGCGTCTCTACGACCAAAATATTTAAGAGGGGTGCGATCGTCGTCGGACACCGTTTGTCATGCCCGATAAGAAAGCCCCGTGAGCCGGCCGGTTGCGGCCAAAATCAATCAATCGAGGGGGAGGAACGACACGATTATCAAGCGACTCCAGAATGACAGCGACGGCGCGGCCGGCTACTGGACGTTTTCCGCCACCGGCCCCGGGATCTGGCTTGCATCCCCCACGACCCCTCGGGCGATAAACTGCATGATCAGCTTCGCGTGGTAGCGGCCGTTTTCGATGAACCAGCGGCTAGTCCGCAGCCCGCCGCAGACGGTGCCGGCCATGAACAGCCCCGGCCGCTCGGTCTCGAACGTATTGGGGTCGTGGATGGGGGAAAGGTATTCGTCGCCGGCGATCGTCACGCCCAGCCGCTCCAGGAAGGTGTAGTCCGGCCTGTACCCCGTCAGCGCGAGTACCCGGTCGTTCGGGATGGTCGTGCGTACGTCGGGTCCTTCGAAGGTGAGGCGGCCGGGCTCGATGGACACCACCCGGCTGTTGAAGTGCGCCTTGATCGCACCTTCTTTGATCCGGTTCTCGATGTCGGGCTTGATCCAGTATTTGATCTTATCCGATAGCTCCGCGGCGCGGACAATCATCGTCACGTGGGCGCCGGCGCGGTGGCACTGCAGCGCAGCCTTCGCGGCCGAGTTTTTGGCCCCGATGACGGCGACCTGG is part of the Rhodothermales bacterium genome and encodes:
- the sucD gene encoding succinate--CoA ligase subunit alpha translates to MSILVDKNTRLIVQGFTGREGTFHAEQMLAYGTNVVGGITPGKGGQQHLGRPVFNTVAEAVEKEGANTTVIFVPPPFAADAIMEAADAGIKVIICITEGIPVRQMIPVYPYVKSKGAHLIGPNCPGVITPGQAKVGIMPAMIFKPGPIGVISRSGTLTYEAVDQLSREGLGQSTAVGIGGDPIIGTRHVDALVLFQADPQTEAVVLIGEIGGTAEEEAADYIKAHMTKPVFAFIAGRTAPAGRRMGHAGAIISGGKGTAADKFAALESAGAVIVLNPALIGETVKAHMKAA
- the yihA gene encoding ribosome biogenesis GTP-binding protein YihA/YsxC yields the protein MTIRDVRFTRGAARWEHLADDGLPEVAFIGRSNVGKSSLLNMLTGRRALARTSGTPGKTQEFNYYLVDETLYFVDLPGLGYAKISQAERARWERFIVRYITEREPLRLVVQLIDCRHPPTSIDRDLMHLLKEHEIPTVIALTKADKLSSNQKAASLRGLKEVFTAIDYELPAVFTSATQPAGRDELLRWIGDLAGV
- the serA gene encoding phosphoglycerate dehydrogenase, with product MNVIITDAVAQACIDLLDAAEIRADIQLKKSPKELKTLLAHADGWIIRSGTTITADLIEAAHNLKVIGRAGVGVDNIDLDAATRRGILVINAPDGNTISTAEHTCAMLLSLARHIPQANASLTSGKWERKAFTGSELEEKTLGILGLGKIGRTVAARMLAFGMRVIGYDPVMSREAAERMGIILVSIDEVIEQSDFITVHTPLNDMTRGLLNAKSLARCKPGVRIVNCARGGIVDEMALLEALESGQVGGAALDVYSQEPPPAALERLVQHPNVVATPHISASTEEAQEKVARQVTEQVVLALQGKPVNSPVNGAAIRLAAQPEVQPFLVLATKLGRIAGQLMEGNIESLMVRCYGDVPHRYAEVISVAALSGLLGSLLTQPVNLINAPVLAESMGLRVEEQRAALHDSFTNLIEVVVGSGKRTRLVGGTVFDRNDPRLARVDDYDVEVRLEGRLLFYTNEDRPGMLAAVGGILADANINIGVLQLGRKGGRGTMALTAMSVDDDIPKSVLDKIAGLKGVLGVRLVHV
- a CDS encoding GMC family oxidoreductase; this encodes MHIDARTLEPGSLIEGDLCIVGAGAAGISLALEWANRAHRVILLEGGGFDYHPALQDLYRGEIAGEPYLPMETVRLHYFGGTTGHWAGWCSPMERSDFEARDWVPNSGWPITRSDLDPYYARAHPYLELGPYAYDTAHYEAEDPARRRLPFDPGMIWSKMWQFSPPTRFGTTYRDAIVASPNIHLYTYANATEIVANDPVRAVDFLRVKTIDGVEHRVRARQYVLACSSTQNARLLLASNAQASAGLGNDSDAVGRYFMEHIEMPGAQLVLNNADPLPLYGMDYTVRRPRAELAIGEEAQRRHGVLAGTCSLNPGVFGKEITSYFTRFRERLRREAGGEQVEATSVPPPPPPPSEEGRTYMLLSRAEQAANPNSRIVLSREVDALGMPRADLHWRFTEQDKRSIRVFYETLGHEFGRLGLGRVQLLDWLTEGSDTDWPDFLSAGRHHMGTTRMSDDPKRGVVDARCAVHGVANLHVAGASVFVTCGAPNPTLTLVALTLRLSDRLKTLLA
- a CDS encoding nucleotidyl transferase AbiEii/AbiGii toxin family protein, which encodes MGFPAGETDVLRDELHALSIRLKGRDVRLIIGGGYGLLLRQQHVAKQGAPTLRPIPAARSTEDIDLFLSTELIVDEERFSVLRDALAEQGYRPVERAKYYQFDRTVDYFGQSRTVKIDLLAPLPLTEDSRIKKDSRRISHRAVKGIHAHTAPEALTLEEHLLPVEISRGQEPATVFLPHPYTFLVLKLHAYKDRREDEAKDFGRHHAFDLYRILAMTTESEWEEATGIRDRYRHLAPIQEACRIVGEFFGGEITPGTIALRGGAQRGGAELLGRDLVEFLRDLQELFPPVGE
- a CDS encoding YpdA family putative bacillithiol disulfide reductase, which codes for MHDVIIIGAGPVGLACGISAKREGLSALIIEKGALVNSLLDYPTNMEFFSTPELLEIGDHPFTTRGVKPTREEGIDYYRRIADVEGLDIRLYESVVDLEGQDQAFTVVTDKDAYACRKVVVVTGFYDIPNPIGAPGEDLPHVTHYFREPYAYSRLQVAVIGAKNSAAKAALQCHRAGAHVTMIVRAAELSDKIKYWIKPDIENRIKEGAIKAHFNSRVVSIEPGRLTFEGPDVRTTIPNDRVLALTGYRPDYTFLERLGVTIAGDEYLSPIHDPNTFETERPGLFMAGTVCGGLRTSRWFIENGRYHAKLIMQFIARGVVGDASQIPGPVAENVQ